One segment of Methylotuvimicrobium sp. KM2 DNA contains the following:
- the rfbB gene encoding dTDP-glucose 4,6-dehydratase: MQHKTILVTGGAGFIGGNFVRRLVGKGGSKVINLDALTYAGNLETLADLDGNDNHRFVLGSIGDKSLVDYLLARYQPDAIVNFAAESHVDRSIDSPGAFIQTNVVGTYGLLESAKAFWRQLDSEERQNFRFLHVSTDEVYGSLGAEGKFTEQTPYQPNSPYSASKAASDHLVRAYHHTYDFPVLTTNCSNNYGPYQFPEKLIPLMILNALSGKSLPIYGAGLNVRDWLYVEDHCRAIETVLEKGRIGEVYNIGGNNEKTNLEVVETICAVLDELMPDSNFRPHRNLMQFVQDRPGHDLRYAIDAGKIKRELGWEPQETFETGLRKTIQWYLDNKSWWSNVLDGSYRGERLGLQNL, from the coding sequence ATGCAACACAAAACAATTTTGGTAACCGGCGGCGCCGGTTTCATCGGCGGCAATTTCGTCCGCCGCTTAGTGGGAAAAGGCGGTAGTAAAGTCATCAATCTGGATGCTTTGACCTACGCCGGTAATTTGGAAACCCTGGCGGATTTGGACGGTAACGACAATCACCGTTTCGTGCTCGGGTCGATCGGCGACAAAAGCCTGGTCGATTATTTATTGGCGCGTTATCAACCCGATGCGATTGTCAATTTCGCGGCCGAAAGCCATGTCGACCGGTCGATCGACAGCCCCGGTGCGTTTATTCAGACCAATGTGGTCGGCACATACGGATTGCTCGAGTCAGCGAAGGCTTTTTGGCGGCAACTCGATAGCGAAGAGCGGCAAAATTTTCGATTTCTCCATGTCTCGACCGATGAAGTCTACGGGTCGCTAGGCGCGGAAGGAAAATTTACCGAGCAAACGCCTTATCAACCGAATTCGCCGTATTCGGCGTCGAAGGCTGCGTCCGACCACTTGGTCAGAGCCTATCATCACACATACGATTTTCCGGTGTTGACGACCAATTGCTCGAACAACTACGGACCTTATCAATTTCCGGAAAAGTTGATTCCGCTAATGATTTTAAATGCGCTTAGCGGAAAGTCCTTGCCGATTTACGGGGCCGGATTGAATGTGCGCGACTGGCTGTATGTCGAGGATCATTGCCGCGCGATCGAGACCGTGCTCGAAAAAGGCCGTATCGGAGAGGTATATAATATCGGCGGCAACAATGAAAAAACCAACCTGGAAGTCGTCGAAACGATTTGCGCCGTACTCGACGAATTAATGCCGGATTCTAATTTCAGGCCGCATAGAAATTTGATGCAATTCGTTCAGGATCGTCCCGGACATGATCTGCGTTATGCGATCGATGCCGGTAAAATCAAACGCGAATTGGGCTGGGAGCCGCAAGAAACCTTCGAAACCGGTCTGCGAAAAACCATACAATGGTATCTCGATAATAAATCTTGGTGGTCCAATGTCTTGGACGGCAGTTACCGGGGCGAGAGACTGGGGCTGCAGAATCTTTGA
- a CDS encoding J domain-containing protein: MLPEEQELKRLETEEAELEEQVATAEMALETLKTEMSQFHYRYYRLVGYLYVEIDELDARIVSEEAERYPNNIELQKQAHDAEQQARRSAEEAGLTESQVPPAEITPEIKQAYRKATKLMHPDRATNEIERERRTIMMAYVNRAYEAGDLAAIEQLIIDFGEDSEAVEGSDTGARLVKVIRRIAQLRRRLSEAEQELSKQKQTELYELMSTVGEAEASGEDPLGDLARQLTQHISERKVRLELLCQPAS; this comes from the coding sequence ATGCTACCGGAAGAACAAGAACTTAAACGCTTGGAGACCGAAGAAGCCGAGCTCGAAGAGCAGGTCGCAACCGCTGAGATGGCGCTGGAAACGTTAAAAACCGAAATGTCGCAGTTTCATTACCGCTACTACCGGCTGGTGGGTTATTTGTATGTCGAAATAGATGAGTTGGATGCTCGAATTGTATCGGAAGAGGCCGAGCGCTATCCCAACAATATCGAGTTGCAAAAGCAGGCACATGACGCCGAGCAGCAGGCGCGGCGATCGGCTGAAGAAGCTGGTTTAACCGAAAGTCAAGTGCCGCCCGCCGAAATCACGCCGGAAATTAAACAAGCTTACCGTAAAGCGACTAAGCTGATGCACCCCGACCGCGCCACTAACGAGATCGAGCGAGAACGTCGCACAATCATGATGGCCTATGTCAATCGTGCCTACGAGGCCGGCGATTTGGCGGCAATCGAACAATTGATTATCGATTTCGGCGAAGATTCGGAAGCCGTCGAAGGTAGCGATACCGGCGCGCGCTTGGTTAAAGTGATTCGCCGTATCGCACAATTGCGCCGTCGTTTGTCCGAGGCCGAACAAGAACTCAGCAAACAAAAGCAAACGGAATTATACGAATTGATGAGCACGGTCGGCGAGGCCGAAGCGAGCGGCGAAGACCCGCTCGGCGACTTGGCCAGGCAATTGACCCAGCACATCAGCGAGCGCAAGGTTCGCTTGGAATTGCTTTGCCAACCGGCGAGTTAA
- a CDS encoding ABC transporter permease, translating into MRLLHYWRAMWGIIGRELLRFVKQRERFISALVRPLLWLFVFAAGFRAALGIAIAPPYETYILYEVYITPGLIGMIQLFNGMQSSLSMVYDREMGSMRILMVAPLPRWFLLFCKLIAGTAVSVLQVYVFLGIAWLYEIEAPLEGYLWVLPALLLSGMMLGALGLLLSSFIKQLENFAGVMNFVIFPMFFMSTALYPLWKIKESSELLHDIARYNPFSQAVELIRFALYNQFNQEAFIYTLSAFVIFMTAAILGYNPSKGMMTRKGGGA; encoded by the coding sequence ATGAGACTATTGCATTATTGGCGGGCGATGTGGGGCATTATCGGCCGCGAATTGCTGCGCTTCGTCAAGCAGCGCGAACGTTTTATTTCCGCATTGGTTCGGCCCTTGCTTTGGCTGTTTGTGTTCGCGGCGGGATTTCGCGCGGCGCTCGGCATCGCTATTGCGCCTCCCTACGAAACCTATATTCTTTACGAGGTTTATATCACGCCGGGTCTTATCGGCATGATTCAATTGTTCAACGGCATGCAAAGTTCGTTGTCGATGGTTTACGACCGCGAAATGGGCAGCATGCGGATTCTGATGGTTGCGCCGCTGCCACGCTGGTTTTTGCTGTTTTGTAAGCTGATTGCCGGAACCGCCGTGTCGGTCTTACAAGTCTATGTCTTTCTCGGCATAGCTTGGCTGTATGAGATCGAGGCGCCGCTTGAAGGGTATCTCTGGGTACTGCCGGCCTTATTGTTGTCCGGGATGATGCTCGGTGCGTTGGGCTTGTTGCTGTCGTCGTTCATCAAGCAGTTGGAAAATTTTGCCGGTGTGATGAATTTCGTTATTTTTCCGATGTTTTTCATGTCGACTGCGCTATATCCGCTTTGGAAAATCAAGGAGTCCAGCGAATTGCTGCATGATATCGCTCGGTACAATCCGTTTTCGCAAGCAGTGGAATTGATTCGTTTTGCGTTGTATAACCAATTCAATCAAGAAGCTTTTATCTACACACTATCGGCCTTTGTCATCTTCATGACGGCGGCCATACTCGGTTATAACCCATCGAAAGGCATGATGACTCGAAAAGGAGGGGGCGCCTAA
- a CDS encoding PQQ-dependent catabolism-associated beta-propeller protein, producing MKYALLTVALCSAVTARAETVYVTLEKDNALAVVDPIAGSLSKTVPVGQRPRGIAISPDNKFLYVATSDDDTIKVIDAETLEEVGRLPSGEDPETFAVSPDGSRMFVSNEDDSQVTVIDVQERKAIKEIKVGVEPEGIAASPDGRWVISASETTNMLHWIDTESLAIVDNTLVDPRPRALSFTADSKFVWATSEMAGTLTILDAETRQIIKNIKLEVPGVTFDKIQPVGVAIDKDNRWGYVALGPANRVAVINAKTYEIEKFLLVGERVWNLAFSPDQKRLYTTNGVSNDISIIDLASHKVTKSVGVGRYPWGVVAKP from the coding sequence ATGAAATATGCTTTATTGACTGTCGCGCTATGCTCAGCCGTTACGGCACGCGCCGAAACGGTTTATGTCACACTGGAAAAAGACAATGCCTTGGCCGTCGTCGACCCGATTGCCGGTTCGTTAAGCAAAACGGTACCGGTCGGACAAAGACCTCGCGGTATTGCAATCAGCCCCGATAACAAATTCCTATACGTAGCGACCAGCGACGACGATACGATTAAAGTCATCGATGCCGAAACCCTTGAGGAAGTCGGACGATTGCCGTCCGGCGAGGACCCCGAAACCTTTGCGGTCAGTCCCGACGGCAGCCGGATGTTCGTATCGAACGAGGACGACAGTCAAGTCACCGTGATCGATGTGCAAGAACGCAAAGCGATCAAGGAAATCAAGGTCGGCGTAGAGCCGGAAGGCATTGCCGCGAGTCCCGACGGGCGTTGGGTTATCAGTGCTTCCGAAACGACCAATATGCTGCACTGGATCGATACCGAGAGCCTTGCTATCGTCGATAACACGCTGGTCGATCCGCGCCCGCGGGCTTTGAGTTTTACCGCCGACAGCAAATTCGTTTGGGCGACATCCGAAATGGCCGGGACTTTGACGATACTCGATGCCGAGACGCGGCAAATCATCAAGAATATTAAACTGGAAGTTCCGGGTGTGACTTTCGACAAGATTCAGCCGGTCGGTGTCGCGATCGACAAGGACAATCGCTGGGGCTATGTCGCATTGGGCCCGGCAAATCGAGTAGCGGTGATCAACGCCAAGACTTACGAGATCGAAAAATTTCTGCTGGTCGGCGAAAGAGTCTGGAATTTGGCGTTCTCTCCCGATCAAAAGCGGCTTTATACGACCAACGGAGTCAGCAACGATATTTCGATCATCGACTTGGCTAGCCATAAAGTCACCAAATCGGTCGGAGTAGGGCGTTATCCCTGGGGAGTGGTTGCGAAGCCATGA
- a CDS encoding ABC transporter ATP-binding protein, producing MNSIALSVEDLSFSYSGKKALDKVGFSINPGECTILLGPNGAGKSTLFALITRLYDTRSGRIELSGFDVKKQTRKALAMLGVVFQQTTLDMDLTVMQNLRYHTALHGMRRKVAKQRIQEELERFDMYERRFEKIRQLNGGHRRRVEIARALLHKPSLLLLDEPTVGLDVPSRKAIVEHVHQLVKDGQLSVLWATHLIDEIYPDDHLVVLHQGQVKANGAIPKVLQQTGKESIDEAFFALTQGGRT from the coding sequence ATGAATTCGATCGCGTTGTCCGTCGAAGATTTAAGTTTTTCCTACAGCGGCAAGAAAGCGCTGGATAAGGTCGGCTTTTCGATAAATCCCGGTGAATGTACGATTCTGCTCGGACCGAACGGCGCCGGAAAAAGCACCTTGTTTGCGTTAATTACAAGGCTTTACGATACGCGTTCCGGGCGTATCGAATTGTCCGGCTTCGATGTCAAGAAACAAACGCGCAAGGCCTTGGCGATGTTGGGCGTGGTTTTTCAGCAAACCACGCTCGATATGGACCTGACGGTGATGCAGAATTTGCGTTACCACACAGCCCTGCATGGCATGAGGCGTAAAGTGGCGAAACAGCGTATACAGGAAGAACTGGAGCGATTCGATATGTACGAGCGCCGTTTCGAAAAAATACGCCAACTTAACGGCGGGCACCGGCGGCGTGTCGAAATTGCGCGGGCGCTGTTGCATAAGCCGTCGCTGCTGTTGCTCGACGAACCGACGGTCGGACTCGATGTGCCGAGCCGCAAGGCGATCGTCGAGCACGTTCATCAATTGGTCAAGGACGGGCAATTATCAGTGTTGTGGGCGACGCATCTCATCGACGAAATTTATCCGGACGATCATTTGGTTGTGTTGCATCAAGGCCAGGTCAAGGCGAACGGCGCGATTCCCAAGGTTTTACAGCAGACCGGCAAAGAGTCGATCGACGAGGCGTTTTTTGCACTGACTCAAGGAGGGCGAACATGA